A window of the Glaciimonas sp. CA11.2 genome harbors these coding sequences:
- a CDS encoding substrate-binding domain-containing protein — translation MPKLFILGTLSLALCSGATQADELNVMNSGGFTAAYKALQPKYEAASGNTLTTAWGPSMGKAPEAIPTRLARGEPADVVIMVGYALGDLIKQGKVMADSRVDLADSRIGMAVKAGSAKPDISTVEKFKSVLIHAKSIAYSDSASGVYIEAELFKKLGIEKQIIPKAHMIEKTPVGSLVASGEYELGFQQVSEILPVQGIEFVGKIPEQVQSITTFSAGIPVGAKHPEAARALIRYLASPEARADVIKSGLDPK, via the coding sequence ATGCCAAAGCTATTCATTCTCGGCACGCTCAGCCTGGCCTTGTGCTCTGGCGCGACCCAAGCCGATGAACTCAATGTCATGAATTCAGGTGGCTTTACCGCTGCTTATAAAGCACTCCAACCTAAATATGAAGCGGCTAGCGGCAACACGCTGACGACCGCGTGGGGGCCATCAATGGGCAAAGCGCCGGAGGCAATCCCCACCCGTCTGGCGCGTGGCGAACCGGCTGACGTCGTGATCATGGTAGGGTATGCATTGGGCGATCTGATCAAACAGGGTAAAGTGATGGCAGATAGCCGCGTTGATCTGGCCGACTCCCGCATTGGCATGGCGGTCAAAGCAGGCAGTGCCAAGCCGGACATTAGCACAGTGGAGAAGTTTAAGTCGGTGTTGATCCATGCAAAATCAATCGCGTATTCCGATAGCGCCAGTGGCGTCTACATTGAGGCCGAACTATTCAAGAAACTGGGTATTGAAAAACAGATCATTCCGAAAGCACACATGATTGAGAAAACCCCGGTCGGTTCATTAGTGGCCAGCGGTGAATACGAACTAGGCTTCCAGCAGGTGAGCGAGATTCTGCCGGTGCAGGGCATCGAATTTGTCGGCAAGATCCCGGAGCAGGTGCAAAGTATCACCACCTTCTCAGCCGGCATTCCAGTCGGTGCCAAACATCCGGAAGCCGCCCGCGCATTGATTCGTTACCTTGCCTCGCCAGAAGCGCGCGCCGATGTCATCAAGAGTGGACTCGATCCAAAGTAA
- a CDS encoding 3-hydroxybutyryl-CoA dehydrogenase: protein MRKINTVGVIGAGIMGNGIAQSCAMVGIPVVMLDISEVAVQKGLVKIGNSLDRLIKNNTLTLAQKDAVIALITGTTDINAFKTVDLVIEAATENQALKIKLLKEVDAVIGEEVILASNTSSISITKLAAATKRSDRVIGMHFFNPVPLMDLVELIRGLQTSDATHAKVEAFAKQLNKSPITVRNNPGFVVNRILCPMINEAIFVLAEGLATAEAIDNGMKLGCHHPIGPLALADMIGLDTLLAVMEVLYEGFNDSKYRPAPLLKEMVAAGYLGRKSGRGFFTYS from the coding sequence ATGCGCAAAATCAACACAGTCGGCGTTATCGGTGCAGGGATCATGGGCAACGGGATTGCGCAGTCATGCGCTATGGTGGGCATACCGGTTGTCATGTTAGACATTAGTGAGGTAGCAGTACAAAAGGGCCTAGTAAAAATAGGCAATAGTCTGGACCGACTGATCAAAAACAATACACTCACCTTGGCGCAAAAAGACGCTGTGATAGCGTTGATCACGGGTACGACTGATATCAATGCGTTTAAGACCGTTGATCTGGTAATTGAAGCCGCTACTGAAAATCAGGCGCTCAAGATAAAACTCTTGAAAGAAGTGGACGCTGTCATCGGTGAAGAGGTGATTCTTGCCAGTAATACTTCATCGATTTCCATCACAAAACTGGCCGCGGCGACCAAGCGTTCGGATAGAGTGATTGGCATGCACTTCTTCAATCCGGTCCCATTGATGGATTTGGTCGAGTTGATACGCGGACTTCAAACCAGTGACGCCACGCATGCAAAAGTGGAAGCGTTCGCCAAACAATTGAACAAAAGCCCCATCACGGTGCGGAACAATCCCGGCTTCGTAGTTAACCGGATTCTATGTCCGATGATCAATGAGGCGATCTTTGTTCTCGCTGAAGGATTGGCCACTGCCGAAGCAATCGATAACGGTATGAAGCTTGGATGCCATCATCCAATCGGCCCGCTGGCATTAGCCGACATGATTGGTCTGGATACGTTGTTAGCCGTAATGGAAGTGCTGTATGAAGGATTTAACGATTCCAAATATCGGCCCGCACCACTGTTGAAAGAGATGGTCGCGGCTGGCTACCTAGGGCGCAAATCTGGACGTGGATTTTTTACGTATTCTTGA
- a CDS encoding NADPH:quinone oxidoreductase family protein, with amino-acid sequence MRAVRCHQYGPPEMLVVEDIPSLIPDAGQVIISVKAAGVNFPDSLIIQNKYQIKTSLPFSPGGELAGVIKSVGSGVTKFVVGQSVIAFSGWGAFAEEIAISQDSLIPMPAEMSHEIAGTFLMTYGTAYHALKDRAQLAKGETVLIFGAAGGIGIAAIEIAKALGARVIAAASSAEKLAVCKAHGADECINYLTENLRERLKVLTDGRGIDVVCDPVGGAYSEQAIRSMAWRGRFLVVGFADGEIPKIPLNLPLLKGCSILGVFWGDFIRREPENLEADLTELVSLYRQKKIKPLVSARYPLEGVCDALNAMMQRKVSGKIVIIP; translated from the coding sequence ATGAGAGCAGTACGATGTCATCAATATGGGCCGCCCGAAATGTTGGTGGTCGAAGATATTCCATCGCTAATCCCCGATGCTGGTCAGGTGATTATCAGCGTAAAGGCGGCTGGTGTGAATTTTCCGGATTCACTGATTATTCAGAATAAATATCAAATCAAAACCTCACTACCGTTTTCGCCGGGTGGTGAGTTGGCTGGTGTGATCAAATCGGTTGGCAGTGGCGTCACCAAATTCGTGGTGGGCCAGTCGGTGATCGCATTCTCTGGTTGGGGTGCGTTTGCGGAAGAGATTGCGATAAGTCAAGATAGCCTGATTCCGATGCCAGCCGAGATGTCCCACGAGATTGCAGGGACTTTTTTGATGACTTATGGTACGGCGTATCACGCGCTGAAAGATCGGGCCCAACTTGCTAAAGGTGAGACGGTGCTGATTTTTGGCGCTGCCGGTGGCATTGGCATTGCGGCTATCGAGATTGCCAAAGCGCTGGGCGCTAGAGTGATCGCCGCCGCATCGTCTGCCGAAAAACTGGCAGTTTGTAAAGCACACGGCGCGGATGAATGCATTAATTACCTCACGGAAAATCTGCGCGAGCGGCTCAAAGTACTGACTGATGGGCGTGGCATTGATGTCGTGTGCGATCCGGTCGGTGGCGCATACAGCGAACAGGCAATCCGCAGCATGGCGTGGCGTGGACGGTTTTTGGTGGTCGGTTTTGCAGATGGCGAAATACCCAAAATTCCACTCAATTTACCGTTGCTGAAAGGCTGTTCGATTTTAGGCGTTTTTTGGGGTGATTTTATCCGCAGAGAACCAGAAAATCTGGAGGCCGATTTAACCGAACTGGTATCGCTTTATCGACAGAAAAAAATCAAGCCATTGGTATCGGCACGTTATCCACTTGAAGGTGTCTGCGATGCGCTGAATGCGATGATGCAACGCAAGGTGAGCGGAAAAATCGTCATCATTCCATAG
- a CDS encoding type II toxin-antitoxin system RelE/ParE family toxin, whose product MIKTFQHKGLKAFFETGSMAGIQATHAPRLAAMLRRLNELPDASGMNLPGWGLHPLRGDLKGHFSVKVNANWRMTFKFDGTDAVLVDYQDYH is encoded by the coding sequence ATGATTAAGACATTCCAGCACAAGGGCTTGAAGGCCTTTTTCGAAACCGGGAGCATGGCTGGCATTCAAGCGACGCACGCCCCGCGACTAGCCGCCATGTTGCGCCGTCTGAATGAATTGCCCGATGCGTCAGGTATGAATTTGCCGGGCTGGGGATTGCACCCATTACGAGGCGACCTTAAGGGCCATTTTTCGGTAAAGGTCAACGCAAACTGGCGCATGACATTCAAGTTTGATGGCACGGACGCCGTACTGGTCGATTATCAAGACTATCACTGA
- a CDS encoding HigA family addiction module antitoxin: MARMFNPPHPGLTLRDDVLPALGLSVTEAAQQLDVNRVSLSRVLNGRAAISPEMALRIEAWLGVDRGGDARIWLAEQSAYDMWQAEQRFKAVPMHVQPAPTISMPDAA; encoded by the coding sequence ATGGCACGCATGTTTAACCCGCCACATCCTGGATTAACTTTACGCGATGACGTATTACCGGCGCTGGGTTTGTCGGTGACTGAGGCCGCGCAACAACTCGACGTAAACCGCGTCTCACTCTCCCGCGTGCTCAATGGGCGCGCTGCAATTTCGCCAGAGATGGCCTTGCGTATTGAGGCATGGCTTGGAGTGGACCGTGGCGGCGATGCCCGCATATGGCTGGCAGAACAAAGCGCCTATGACATGTGGCAAGCCGAGCAGCGGTTTAAGGCTGTACCGATGCATGTTCAGCCTGCACCGACGATAAGCATGCCTGACGCCGCCTGA
- a CDS encoding class I adenylate-forming enzyme family protein — protein MKQWDDTWPATRLETHFDGRVVRCFVERPKSVYAMLDDAVQRNPNGDAMVCGADRITWKGLRDSSARLATGLASRGIGVGDRVAMLIGNRNEFVISLFAIARLGAIAVPLSIREQTPGLAYMLNDCSASLIVHDAELGERLPVSADVPSLKTRVSIGHCSGSEEFASLMTASSKELPAKVNEEDVVAILYTSGTTGKPKGAALTHLGVVHSGMHLQTAMGLTIYDTAVASVPLSHVTGLIALVATMVRCAGKLVIMPSFRATDFLALAARERMTYTLMVPAMYNLCLLQPDFERHDISSWRVGGYGGAPMPVATISSLAQKIPSLTLMNCYGSTETTSPSTLMPQGETAAHNDTVGRALACVEMAIFDESGCEVEPGVLGEIWIKGPMVVKGYWNNPSATADNFTGGFWHSGDIGSIGSDGYIKVADRMKDMINRGGYKIYTIEVENVLYQHPAVLECAVVAKPCPVLGERVHAFVTLRQPDTLADGLLQALTTYCAERLSDYKVPESFTLSESPLPRNANGKLLKRALRDQASALLPTPKAHQ, from the coding sequence ATGAAACAATGGGACGATACCTGGCCTGCCACGCGACTGGAAACACATTTTGACGGGCGCGTGGTGCGCTGTTTTGTTGAGCGTCCAAAAAGTGTATACGCGATGCTGGATGATGCTGTGCAGCGCAATCCCAACGGAGATGCCATGGTGTGCGGCGCAGACCGCATTACGTGGAAGGGTCTACGCGATTCATCAGCGCGCTTAGCGACAGGTCTGGCAAGTCGTGGTATTGGTGTCGGCGATCGCGTGGCGATGCTGATTGGAAACCGTAACGAATTCGTCATCAGCTTATTTGCCATCGCCCGTCTCGGCGCCATCGCGGTTCCGCTCAGTATCCGCGAGCAGACTCCCGGGCTTGCTTATATGCTCAATGATTGCTCAGCAAGCCTCATCGTGCATGACGCCGAATTGGGTGAACGGCTGCCAGTCAGCGCTGACGTGCCATCACTGAAGACTCGCGTGTCAATCGGCCATTGCAGTGGATCTGAAGAATTCGCATCTTTGATGACCGCTTCGTCGAAAGAACTGCCAGCCAAAGTTAACGAAGAAGACGTCGTTGCAATCCTGTATACCTCCGGTACCACCGGTAAGCCGAAAGGTGCCGCCCTGACGCATCTTGGCGTTGTGCATTCTGGCATGCATCTTCAGACCGCAATGGGATTGACGATATACGACACTGCCGTGGCATCCGTGCCGCTAAGTCACGTCACCGGCCTGATTGCACTGGTCGCGACGATGGTGCGCTGCGCTGGAAAACTGGTCATCATGCCGAGTTTTAGAGCGACTGATTTTCTCGCGCTGGCAGCGCGTGAACGCATGACCTACACGCTGATGGTTCCAGCGATGTATAACCTGTGCTTACTGCAACCCGATTTTGAACGCCATGATATTTCCTCGTGGCGGGTGGGCGGATACGGTGGTGCGCCAATGCCGGTGGCGACCATCTCCAGCCTCGCCCAAAAAATACCAAGCCTGACCCTGATGAATTGCTACGGCTCTACGGAAACCACATCGCCTTCCACGTTAATGCCGCAGGGAGAAACTGCCGCCCATAACGACACCGTTGGCCGTGCTCTGGCGTGTGTTGAAATGGCGATTTTCGATGAATCCGGGTGTGAGGTCGAACCGGGTGTGTTGGGCGAAATATGGATCAAAGGGCCGATGGTGGTAAAAGGATATTGGAACAATCCAAGTGCCACCGCTGACAATTTTACCGGTGGATTCTGGCATTCTGGCGATATAGGCTCCATCGGTTCGGACGGTTATATCAAGGTAGCCGACCGGATGAAAGACATGATCAATCGCGGCGGCTATAAGATATATACCATCGAAGTTGAGAACGTCCTTTACCAACATCCCGCTGTGCTGGAATGCGCGGTAGTTGCTAAGCCTTGCCCGGTGTTGGGCGAGCGTGTGCACGCATTCGTGACGTTGCGCCAACCTGATACGCTTGCCGATGGTTTGTTACAAGCTCTCACGACATACTGCGCGGAACGTTTGTCCGACTACAAAGTGCCAGAAAGTTTTACGCTCTCAGAATCACCGTTGCCGCGCAATGCCAACGGAAAACTACTCAAACGCGCGCTGCGCGATCAGGCCAGCGCGCTGTTGCCAACCCCCAAAGCGCACCAATAA
- a CDS encoding ABC transporter substrate-binding protein → MHVIKKITSIALIAGAAGLSPALFAAEPIKIGVINPFSGPLALYGVEMTRGYELAVDQVNASGGLLGRKVALVRGDAANPQQGIAAVEQLVTNDNVDMFSGTYISAVSNAASDAASRYNKLYWDTGAVAQNLTERGLPNFIRSGTYALSFAAGTVDTVKDLIAPALKKNVKDLKVWIEHEDSIYGTSIAISQKRMLEALGAKIVGVGAHASRSIDMNDTILRAKQANPDVFIETGYVPDGNLLLRTARDQGFKPAAMLYVGTGDTAETLASLGGTSLEGLLVVGWPRNDVIESFGPGAKAFLTAYRAKFKSDPIAPQSMAGYVGLQMLFDTIKAANSIDLEKVRLAAANMDKPLGSYATGFGIKFDKNFQNMRASPTTGQWQSGKMVTVFPEKAVAPGVVLQNLARN, encoded by the coding sequence ATGCATGTAATAAAAAAGATTACCAGTATCGCCCTGATAGCGGGCGCGGCTGGATTATCACCCGCCCTCTTTGCAGCCGAACCGATCAAGATTGGCGTTATCAATCCCTTTAGCGGTCCACTCGCTTTGTACGGCGTTGAGATGACACGCGGTTATGAACTAGCGGTGGATCAGGTTAATGCGAGTGGCGGATTGCTTGGCCGCAAAGTGGCATTGGTGCGTGGCGATGCCGCCAATCCGCAGCAAGGGATTGCCGCTGTCGAGCAGCTAGTGACCAACGATAACGTTGATATGTTTTCTGGCACTTACATTAGCGCGGTCTCCAACGCAGCAAGCGATGCGGCAAGTCGCTATAACAAGCTCTATTGGGATACCGGTGCGGTGGCGCAAAATCTGACAGAACGCGGCTTGCCGAACTTTATACGTTCCGGCACTTACGCACTCAGCTTCGCTGCTGGCACTGTCGATACGGTGAAGGATTTGATCGCGCCTGCATTGAAAAAAAATGTCAAAGATCTGAAGGTATGGATCGAACATGAGGATTCGATTTACGGAACGTCAATTGCAATCTCACAGAAGCGCATGCTGGAGGCGTTAGGCGCAAAAATTGTGGGCGTGGGCGCGCATGCGTCCCGTTCGATTGATATGAACGATACGATCCTGCGTGCCAAACAGGCCAATCCTGATGTGTTCATCGAAACTGGCTATGTCCCGGATGGCAATCTGCTACTACGCACGGCGCGTGATCAAGGATTCAAGCCCGCTGCGATGCTATACGTCGGAACGGGTGATACTGCCGAAACGCTGGCGTCTTTGGGCGGCACTTCATTGGAAGGCTTGTTGGTGGTTGGATGGCCGCGCAACGATGTCATTGAAAGCTTTGGCCCCGGTGCTAAAGCATTTCTCACCGCCTATCGCGCCAAGTTTAAAAGTGATCCCATCGCACCCCAAAGTATGGCAGGCTATGTTGGCCTTCAAATGTTGTTCGACACAATTAAAGCAGCGAACAGCATTGATCTCGAAAAAGTCCGTCTTGCCGCTGCAAATATGGATAAACCGCTAGGAAGCTATGCAACCGGCTTCGGCATCAAATTCGACAAAAATTTCCAAAATATGCGAGCCTCTCCCACCACCGGACAATGGCAGTCGGGCAAGATGGTGACAGTCTTCCCAGAAAAGGCTGTAGCGCCTGGCGTTGTTCTTCAGAATCTGGCAAGAAATTGA
- a CDS encoding acyl-CoA dehydrogenase family protein, with product MNFEYSEKVTALQIRVRDFMERHVIPANTDWHHQADQGIFPIELMERLKVLAKTEGLWNFFLPGLRENEPGTRLTNLEYAPLAEAMGRIPWAAEVFNCNAPDTGNMEMLHLCATPEQSRQWLRPMLEGQIRSSFSMTEPEVASSDATNIQTTIRRDGDHYVINGRKWFTSGALHPLCKMTIVMGVSDESPDAAKHRRHSMLVVPLDTPGMQILRNVAIMNHLAPEGHCEIVFKDARVPLTALLGDEGGGFALAQARLGPGRIHHCMRTIGQCELALEMMCERALERRTFGKHLADYANIQDWIAESRLEIDQARLLVLRAASIIDRFGNQAGRVDVSAIKIVAARLQTRVLDRAIQVFGAMGMTPDTPLAFLWTWGRAMRFIDGPDEVHLRVVAKNELAKAKANMGSTKAYFTLPQRSDSITPDQNKDHLK from the coding sequence ATGAATTTTGAATATTCGGAGAAAGTCACCGCACTACAGATTCGCGTGCGCGACTTCATGGAGCGCCACGTTATTCCCGCAAATACCGATTGGCATCATCAGGCTGACCAAGGCATATTTCCTATCGAATTAATGGAAAGGCTCAAGGTATTGGCGAAGACTGAAGGTTTGTGGAATTTTTTTCTACCGGGGCTGCGGGAGAATGAGCCGGGCACACGTCTGACCAATCTGGAATATGCACCGCTGGCAGAAGCTATGGGCCGGATTCCGTGGGCGGCTGAAGTGTTTAACTGCAATGCGCCCGATACCGGCAACATGGAGATGTTGCATCTATGCGCGACACCAGAGCAATCGCGACAATGGTTGCGGCCAATGCTGGAGGGACAGATTCGCTCGTCATTTTCGATGACCGAGCCAGAAGTTGCATCCTCTGACGCCACCAATATTCAAACCACTATTCGTCGCGACGGTGATCACTACGTTATCAACGGGCGCAAATGGTTCACCAGCGGTGCTTTGCATCCATTATGCAAAATGACCATTGTTATGGGCGTGTCCGATGAAAGTCCGGACGCAGCCAAGCATCGACGTCATTCCATGTTGGTGGTGCCGCTTGATACGCCCGGCATGCAGATTCTCCGTAATGTTGCCATCATGAATCATTTGGCACCGGAAGGTCATTGCGAAATTGTATTTAAAGACGCACGGGTTCCGCTGACAGCGCTGCTGGGTGACGAGGGCGGTGGTTTTGCATTGGCGCAAGCGCGCCTGGGACCCGGTCGAATTCATCATTGCATGCGCACTATCGGACAATGTGAACTGGCATTGGAAATGATGTGTGAGCGTGCCTTGGAACGACGTACTTTTGGCAAGCACCTGGCCGATTACGCCAACATTCAGGATTGGATCGCCGAATCACGGCTCGAAATCGATCAGGCCCGTTTGCTGGTTCTGCGCGCCGCATCGATTATTGACCGCTTCGGCAATCAGGCGGGACGCGTCGATGTGTCAGCGATTAAAATCGTCGCGGCACGATTACAGACGCGGGTTCTGGACCGCGCGATTCAGGTTTTTGGCGCAATGGGCATGACGCCTGACACACCGCTTGCATTCTTGTGGACATGGGGCCGAGCGATGCGTTTCATCGATGGGCCGGATGAGGTACATTTGCGTGTAGTAGCGAAGAATGAATTGGCCAAAGCAAAGGCAAATATGGGCAGCACCAAAGCTTATTTTACTTTGCCACAGCGCAGCGATAGCATCACACCAGATCAAAACAAGGATCACTTGAAATGA
- a CDS encoding enoyl-CoA hydratase/isomerase family protein, whose protein sequence is MSNSDATILFHVEDQIANIRFNRPSALNALDRTMAEGLLTICKSIKASQDIGVVVISGEGRAFMAGGDLDYFKADLAAAAQAAPTVIDPLHEALSILTNLPQLVIASVHGAVAGAGVSLALACDLSIAAEGTRFNLAYSKIGASPDGSASWSLPRMVGLHKALELTLLAETFDAAEAQRLGMISRVVPAAALAAETEALAQRLASGPAFAFAKTKQLMRASFARTMEDQMLAERESFIACAKSADFVEGVSAFFDKRPPRFTGN, encoded by the coding sequence ATGAGCAATAGCGACGCAACCATTTTGTTTCATGTAGAAGATCAGATTGCCAACATTCGTTTCAATCGACCATCGGCCCTGAATGCGCTTGATCGCACTATGGCCGAAGGCTTGCTAACGATTTGCAAGAGTATCAAGGCTAGCCAAGATATTGGGGTCGTTGTCATTAGCGGAGAAGGGCGTGCGTTTATGGCAGGCGGCGATCTGGATTATTTTAAAGCTGATCTGGCCGCCGCTGCACAAGCAGCGCCAACTGTCATTGATCCGTTGCACGAAGCATTGTCGATTTTAACCAATCTGCCGCAACTCGTGATTGCCAGTGTGCACGGTGCAGTGGCGGGCGCGGGCGTCAGTCTTGCGCTGGCTTGTGACCTGTCAATTGCTGCAGAAGGCACGCGGTTTAACCTGGCATATTCCAAGATCGGTGCGAGTCCGGACGGATCGGCCTCGTGGTCGTTACCGCGCATGGTCGGCTTGCACAAGGCGCTTGAACTGACACTGTTGGCCGAGACCTTTGACGCAGCAGAAGCGCAGCGTCTTGGCATGATTAGTCGCGTGGTTCCAGCGGCGGCGCTGGCTGCCGAAACAGAAGCGCTGGCGCAACGTCTTGCATCGGGACCGGCATTCGCCTTTGCGAAGACTAAACAATTAATGCGCGCATCATTTGCGCGCACAATGGAAGACCAAATGCTGGCCGAGCGCGAATCCTTTATCGCGTGCGCTAAATCAGCAGATTTTGTTGAAGGCGTCAGCGCATTTTTTGACAAACGTCCGCCGCGCTTTACCGGAAACTGA
- a CDS encoding SDR family NAD(P)-dependent oxidoreductase, with product MLTNRRVALITGGATGVGAAVARLLASRHYNVMINYSRSSEAAAGVVEDCLALGADAVAVQGDVSNDNDCNALALQAMARWGRIDALVSSAGTTQFIPMADLDAVTTADFERVYAVNTIGPFQMARAVKKYMQPGSAIVNVSSVAGVTGSGSSFPYVLSKAALNTLTVALARTLAPAIRVNAVLPGLIEGRWMRDGLGDEAYERVKGEFAAVALLGKVSTPEQIASAICWLLEPDSVVTGQLITVDGGFTLGRPPSAAGQSMK from the coding sequence ATGTTGACGAATCGAAGAGTCGCACTTATTACCGGTGGCGCGACTGGCGTGGGCGCGGCGGTCGCCAGGTTACTCGCCAGCCGACATTACAATGTGATGATTAACTATAGCCGCAGCAGCGAAGCCGCCGCTGGCGTGGTTGAAGACTGTCTGGCCCTGGGCGCGGATGCCGTCGCAGTGCAAGGCGATGTGTCCAATGACAATGACTGCAACGCATTGGCGTTACAAGCGATGGCGCGTTGGGGGCGTATTGACGCGCTGGTCAGCAGCGCGGGTACGACCCAGTTTATCCCGATGGCGGATCTGGACGCTGTGACCACTGCCGACTTTGAGCGTGTGTATGCGGTCAACACGATTGGACCATTTCAGATGGCTCGTGCGGTCAAAAAGTATATGCAACCTGGCAGTGCGATTGTGAACGTCTCATCGGTCGCTGGCGTTACTGGCAGCGGTAGTTCTTTCCCTTATGTATTATCCAAGGCCGCATTAAACACGCTGACCGTTGCGCTGGCGCGCACGCTCGCTCCGGCTATCCGCGTCAATGCCGTATTGCCCGGGTTGATCGAGGGACGATGGATGCGCGATGGTCTGGGTGACGAGGCCTATGAGCGCGTGAAAGGGGAATTTGCCGCCGTCGCTTTACTGGGAAAAGTCAGCACGCCAGAGCAAATTGCCAGCGCTATTTGTTGGTTGCTTGAGCCGGATTCAGTTGTCACTGGTCAGCTCATTACGGTAGATGGTGGATTTACTTTAGGACGGCCGCCATCAGCGGCAGGACAGTCGATGAAATAA
- a CDS encoding MaoC family dehydratase: protein MPESIIPQSTILQPDIGTLALLRTHIGSEIFVSDWVLMSQSRINQFAEATGDFQWIHVDVARAKKESPFGCTIAHGFLTLSLLGKFYQDNFELPFCEMGINYGLNKVRFTNPVRVDSRVRGRFLLSSVADIPGGIQIVLTATIEIEGDAKPACIAESVVRQYFTKT, encoded by the coding sequence ATGCCGGAATCAATCATTCCACAATCAACCATTCTGCAACCCGATATCGGTACGCTGGCACTTCTCCGCACGCACATAGGAAGTGAGATTTTTGTCTCCGATTGGGTGCTGATGTCACAAAGCCGCATCAATCAATTCGCGGAGGCGACGGGCGATTTTCAGTGGATTCATGTCGATGTTGCCCGAGCAAAAAAAGAGTCGCCGTTTGGCTGTACCATCGCGCATGGTTTTCTGACGCTATCGTTGCTCGGCAAGTTTTATCAGGACAATTTTGAGTTGCCGTTCTGCGAGATGGGGATTAACTATGGTCTGAACAAGGTTCGTTTTACAAATCCGGTGCGGGTCGACAGTCGGGTTCGCGGTCGATTTTTGCTCAGCAGCGTCGCGGATATCCCCGGTGGCATCCAGATTGTCTTGACGGCAACGATTGAGATCGAAGGTGACGCCAAACCAGCCTGCATCGCTGAGTCGGTGGTACGCCAATATTTCACCAAAACCTAA
- a CDS encoding tyrosine-type recombinase/integrase, with protein MPSLRGTRGLGVTIAGPLHYFSAMPLNNVDTEIVEAWAKLEGKVRPTSARLAWRMLKVFFQWCYESKTYRDLIQPQNPAKTKKSGEALGKAKAKRDDLEAAQLQGWFDAVQKLGNPTISAYLQTLLRSGARPGEVLEMRWEDINWRWESIVIRDKMDGERTIPLTPFVAHLLAALPRRNDYVFSSALKEVAIIAKPHLPHKLACDAAGLQGLTLHGLRRSFASLAEQTEAPGGWLHRFKATNPRAPERKVTSFDQWIFYVNGISLSKQ; from the coding sequence TTGCCTTCGCTGCGGGGAACCCGTGGTCTTGGCGTAACGATAGCTGGGCCGTTGCACTACTTTTCTGCAATGCCATTAAATAATGTTGATACCGAAATAGTGGAAGCATGGGCCAAGCTGGAAGGCAAGGTCCGTCCCACTTCGGCACGGCTTGCGTGGCGTATGTTGAAAGTATTTTTTCAGTGGTGCTACGAAAGCAAGACCTACCGCGACCTAATTCAACCGCAGAACCCCGCTAAGACAAAGAAGAGCGGTGAGGCTTTAGGGAAGGCCAAGGCAAAACGAGACGACCTGGAAGCGGCACAGCTTCAGGGGTGGTTCGATGCCGTCCAAAAACTGGGCAACCCAACCATCAGCGCCTATCTGCAAACCTTGCTTCGGTCCGGTGCCCGTCCCGGTGAAGTACTGGAAATGAGGTGGGAGGATATTAACTGGCGCTGGGAGTCTATCGTTATCCGAGACAAAATGGACGGGGAGCGGACCATACCATTAACTCCTTTTGTCGCCCATCTGTTAGCGGCATTGCCAAGGCGAAACGATTACGTTTTCTCAAGCGCATTAAAAGAGGTAGCTATCATCGCCAAACCACATTTACCGCATAAGCTGGCGTGCGATGCTGCCGGGCTACAAGGCCTGACCTTACATGGTTTGCGGCGTTCGTTTGCTAGCCTTGCTGAACAGACCGAAGCCCCCGGGGGGTGGCTGCACAGATTCAAGGCCACAAACCCCAGAGCGCCAGAGAGAAAAGTTACATCGTTCGACCAATGGATTTTTTACGTAAATGGCATTTCATTATCGAAGCAATAA